The Camelina sativa cultivar DH55 chromosome 18, Cs, whole genome shotgun sequence DNA window ACTCAGCTGATTACGGTTTGTACCTCGTCGTTTGCTTTACCCATTCAAATTCAAGTTTCTTGTTTGCTAGTCTCGGCTTCTCTCTAGAATCAATCAAGAAAATGTCTTCACTTCTCCCATTTATGGATGGTTTCTTCAGGCTCGCAAGCTGTTGTTAGTCTTGTATTGGAGAGGGAGCTCCAACCTGAAAAACTGTCATTAGTAGCTGAAGAGGTGAAATTACTCAGAAACACGTTTATCCAAGGTTATATAGCGTAGATGTTACTCGGGTTTTATCGTATTTATGTCTGGGAAAATTTCTTACAGGAATTTGGAGATCTGCGAAAGAAGGGAAGTGAGGAGTTCCTAGAAGTTATTACTAAGCTTGTGAAAGATACTCTAGCTTCTGAGGAATCGTACGCTGGCTCTCCTCTATCCACAGATGACGTGTTAAACGCTATAGACTGCGGTAAATCAGAAGGCGGTTGTAGCGGCTGCCACTGGATTCTTGACCCTATAGATGGAACCAAAGGGTAACAAATCTCTGTAATCTGTGTGCTTTCACTATGCTTTACCTTAGAAACCGGATTAATGAATTTCTCTGCATTCTTAGATTTGTAAAAGGAGAGCAATACGCCGTGGGATTAGCCTTGCTTGTGGAAGGCAAAGTGGTGCTCGGTGTCATGGCTTGCCCAAATCTTCCCGTGGCTTCTGCGGTTTGTGAGACGGATAACTCTTCCCCTGAAGATGTTGGCTGCCTTTTCTTTGCTACAACGGGTTCAGGGACTTACGTGCAACCTCTCAAAGGAAATTCTCCGCCACAGAAGGTATCATTTACCTATCCAAAGCTCAACCATGATAAATCTGCGATTGTCTGGTAGTGTTAAAGAGAGTGAAAGCTATGTTGACAGGTGAAAGTGAGTAGCAATGAGAATCTCGAAGAAGCCAAGTTCTTGGAATCATACCATAAACCAATTCTCATCCATGGTACCATTGCAAAGGTAACATCTTTATTCTTTCTATCACAGTCTGCTCTTATGTAGGCTATAATAACCAAGTGGAATTCTTACTACTAAGACAATCTGTCTACGGTTAGAGTAGAAACTCGGGATCAAAGCATTACCTGTAAGGATCGATAGCCAAGCTAAGTATGCAGCTTTGTCCCGAGGAGACGCAGAAATATACTTGCGTTTCACGCTCAGTGGATACCGCGAGTGTATATGGGACCATGCTCCTGGTTCAATCATCACCACAGGTACCCTTTTCAATGTAAAAAAGCTGTTGGCCTGAATGCACATTACAACGCAATGGGTTGCTCGCTAGTTTACCAAGCACATAAGGGATCTAGATTTAATACCCACTTATGTCACttttaatgtataattaaaacTACGAGATGACTATTATTAATAAACAGAAGTGAACAAAATAACCTTGTGCAGAAGCTGGAAGCGTAGTGTGCGATGCTGCAGGCAAATCTCTAGACTTCTCGAAAGGAAAGTATCTTGCTCACGAGACAGGGATCATAGTTACCACCAAGGAACTCAAGCCATGGATTTTGAAGGCAGTTAGAGAATCTATGGAAGAGGAGAATCTATATTTCTGAGACACAACTGAAAACTGTATAATATTTGTATTGGTCTGAACTGGTATGTGGTGTAAATGATTAGTTCATATAATTTGATACAGCAGATATGAATGAATAAATGATACCAAGGAAGATTCAACTTTATTTCTatttcatcttttaaaaattgcttATAGTATGTACGTTGCCCTTACAGATTCTTTTAACAAAATCGAATCaccaaaagaggagaaaaaaggACCTGAGAAATTATCATCAGCATAAGCATACATCCCAGGCGATTCAGTGAGCAGGAACTCGTTACTAATATGGAAGTTGCATGAGATTTAAATAGGATATGATATGTATATACCTTCGGTGAGCAGGAACTCGTTTAACAGGTTTTGCTGTGTTAGCTTCTCGGGCAGATTTCTTGGCTGCAACCAAATGATACAATGATAAATACGGTGATGTTGATGATCATTGAATACATATAAGACTTTTGATTATTGTTTACATATAAGATTTTCTGGGGAAAAGAGttgaaaatatattactaaATGTGGTTAAACCATGACTAACCGGGAGAGTCTTGCTGGTTATCTGTTGATGGAGCCATAACATCTAACTTTCCAGAGAAGTTATAGGTACCGTCCCTCTTATCCTGATCACAATACACATGAGATTAGTCAACCAAAGTAAGAACCGAGTACTGATGCAGTGTTAAGAACTGCTGATTAGAGAAACACCATTTAGAACTTCCAGACGAAAGATACCTTTTCATGAGTTGCTGCAGCTGACGAACTAACTTCTCCTGATTGAACAAATAAAGTGTACAAGGACAAAACATTAGAGTTAAAAACCAATTCCCTTTATTTACGGTTAACACTATCTTCCCAAACAAATCCAGCCTCGGAAGCAAAGATCCCATATTGTAGCACATGAATGGCACATTCGATAGAGTAAATAAGCGTTCTCTAATACTATGAAGAGTGACTGGTCTTTTATTCGCAAGAACAGCCAAATTACCTCATATTGTAATAATTCCTATACCTTGTAGGTGCTGCTTGCTCTTGAATGCTCTGAACAACTCGAAAGACAGATTAGCCATTGCCTCACTAGCAGCAGCAGATGAGTCCACCATCTTTGTTAGAGGTACTATTATGCGAGGCATTCCTTTGGCCTTCTGAGAAACTAATCGCGCAATCTCAACACCTACAAAATTATGTGattgaaacacacaaaactaaGAATACCAACACAGATAATGAATTGCAAACTATTAAACATAAGCTCAAGGAAAACAGTTACCATTAGAAACTGAATTTGGTCCAAGGAGAAGAAGCTTCACATTGTCTGATTTCAAAGAAGCTACAGTATAATCGACGAACTCAGACCACGAACCACCAATCCCAACAGTATCCCTCTGTTTTCAAATCAAAGTATGCGAAGTAAAAATTCAAGAGCAACCACTGAAATTGATCAATCAACGGTTTGTTCATCCACagcagaaaacaaaagaaaggagTAAACGAACCATATCATCTAGCTTCGAGACGGAGAGGATCGTCGTCCAGACGCCGGAGACGAAGTCAGTGACATGGACTGTTAAGTTATACGAATCGGAAGCGTAGACGTGGAAGAGACATCGTCGGAGAAGACCCGAACCCGGATCCGATCGTTCGGGTACTACTTCTCCGAATATGGGTTCGAATTTCTCGAAACTCGCCatctttttgaaaaattcagacGACGAATTTTTGACATAAGAGTACTAACGAGTCTTCTCTTCATCTACTCCGTAAACCGGTCCAAtttcaataattaattttaaccGTCCGAAATCGTACCGGGTTTtcagttaacaaaaaaaagatttgttttacTGTTTCATGTATAGAAAAACCAGATTGTTTTGTAATCATTACAcatatgaatcatatatatctGTAAAATGTATCAGTTCCAAAAACCTTCTAAAACCCCTATTTGTAAGAACTGGCTtgaaccttttcttcttctcccagaaagaattaaaaaaatctttctataacaaagaatcaaaacagagaCAATCCTGTGAACTAACTTTTGTGATGTTTGGAGACTTCAAATCTGAGCAATGAAAAGTTCATTCCAAGTATCAGGGACCCCAGGTAAGCACCAATGCAAGCAATCGTTGATAACTGGAGTTGCAGTCACGTTACTACTCGCCTTCTttggttttctgggtttgagttTTGACCCTGAGATGTGAGCTTCATCTCTTAGCTCAGAAAGTGCAGTTATGTCAAGAATCTTTAACCTAGTCCCATTCACAGCACTCTCAACTGTCGTATCTATAGATCCATCAT harbors:
- the LOC104762548 gene encoding uncharacterized protein LOC104762548 isoform X2 → MASFEKFEPIFGEVVPERSDPGSGLLRRCLFHVYASDSYNLTVHVTDFVSGVWTTILSVSKLDDMRDTVGIGGSWSEFVDYTVASLKSDNVKLLLLGPNSVSNGVEIARLVSQKAKGMPRIIVPLTKMVDSSAAASEAMANLSFELFRAFKSKQHLQGEVSSSAAATHEKDKRDGTYNFSGKLDVMAPSTDNQQDSPAKKSAREANTAKPVKRVPAHRRSFFLLFW
- the LOC104762548 gene encoding uncharacterized protein LOC104762548 isoform X1, yielding MASFEKFEPIFGEVVPERSDPGSGLLRRCLFHVYASDSYNLTVHVTDFVSGVWTTILSVSKLDDMRDTVGIGGSWSEFVDYTVASLKSDNVKLLLLGPNSVSNGVEIARLVSQKAKGMPRIIVPLTKMVDSSAAASEAMANLSFELFRAFKSKQHLQGEVSSSAAATHEKDKRDGTYNFSGKLDVMAPSTDNQQDSPAKKSAREANTAKPVKRVPAHRRYIHIISYLNLMQLPY